The proteins below are encoded in one region of Petrotoga sp. 9PW.55.5.1:
- a CDS encoding glycerol-3-phosphate responsive antiterminator, translating to MISLKDLIVENTIIPAVRNLNDFEDALKAKSPVIFLLTGSLLDLENIMLQVKKSKKVLMINVDLLEGIASDKKSVEFLATKKLCNGIISTKNNVIRSAMKENLLAIQRVFLIDSGSLKSIKSFIEKSSLPDAFEILPAIAAPYFIENIRTDVPIIAGGLINKKEDVINLFEKGAKAISSSTKELWQIP from the coding sequence ATGATTAGCCTAAAGGATTTAATAGTAGAAAATACAATAATTCCAGCAGTTAGAAATCTAAATGACTTTGAAGATGCTTTGAAAGCAAAATCACCTGTTATTTTTTTGTTAACTGGCTCACTCCTTGACCTTGAAAATATCATGCTTCAGGTAAAAAAATCCAAAAAGGTATTGATGATTAATGTTGATTTACTTGAAGGTATTGCTTCTGACAAAAAAAGCGTAGAATTTTTAGCAACAAAAAAGTTATGCAACGGTATCATTTCAACAAAAAATAATGTTATAAGATCTGCTATGAAAGAAAATCTTTTAGCCATACAAAGAGTTTTCCTAATAGATTCTGGATCGTTAAAATCAATCAAGAGTTTTATTGAAAAGTCTTCACTCCCAGATGCTTTTGAAATACTTCCAGCAATAGCAGCTCCTTACTTTATAGAAAATATTAGGACTGATGTCCCAATAATTGCTGGAGGATTGATTAACAAAAAGGAAGACGTTATTAATCTTTTTGAAAAAGGCGCAAAAGCCATATCCTCGAGCACTAAAGAATTGTGGCAAATTCC
- a CDS encoding DUF1667 domain-containing protein, translating to MNSVEYKKKKIVCTTCPLGCKINVIYVDADDIEIVETSGNRCKRGLEFVKQEISDPLRVVVTSVKVENGEIPMASVRSDKPVPLRLMSKIMDIIRKTEVEAPIKRGDIIIKNILNTGCDIIATRTVETKNYTRDKLVKGA from the coding sequence GTGAATTCAGTTGAATATAAAAAGAAGAAAATAGTATGTACGACTTGCCCTTTAGGTTGTAAGATTAATGTTATTTATGTAGATGCTGATGATATCGAAATAGTTGAAACAAGTGGAAACCGCTGCAAAAGAGGACTGGAATTTGTAAAACAAGAAATTTCAGACCCTTTGAGGGTCGTAGTTACCAGTGTAAAAGTTGAAAACGGAGAAATCCCTATGGCCTCTGTAAGATCTGACAAACCCGTTCCATTAAGACTTATGAGCAAAATAATGGATATAATTAGAAAAACCGAAGTAGAAGCTCCAATAAAAAGAGGGGATATTATAATCAAAAATATTTTAAATACAGGTTGTGATATAATAGCTACACGGACGGTAGAAACTAAAAATTACACAAGAGACAAACTAGTTAAAGGAGCTTAA
- a CDS encoding NAD(P)/FAD-dependent oxidoreductase, with product MKYETDVVVIGAGGGGMAAAISANKNGADVILIEREDESGGVLNQCIHNGFGLQYYRKDLTGPEFKETLQEELEKTNVRILKGTFVLEVSKDKKITFVNSQGIHEIKTKALVMTTGARERHFNSLGLSGDRVSGIFTAGVAQKYINLQNLKPANSALIVGSGDIGLIMARRLHLEGIEVKGVVEILPYPGGLERNVQQCLRDYGIPLYLSHTVTKVEGDKRLNKVYVSQLDENRDIIPNSEKIFEVDSLITSVGLIPSVKPVEFVRTGPGFITSNTNQTSEDWIFAAGNCTVIFDLVDYVAKEGEKAGKYAALYAKNEYHPEDIITIKKGEGINIMHPSYIDPNERAKLYLRVSKAFKKVEITVEPLGIKMVEEEARPSEMIEIFMKPFKDKNLKEIEVKAREFS from the coding sequence ATGAAATACGAAACTGATGTAGTTGTTATTGGTGCCGGCGGTGGAGGAATGGCTGCAGCAATTTCAGCAAATAAAAATGGCGCAGATGTTATTTTAATCGAAAGAGAAGATGAAAGTGGGGGAGTTCTAAACCAGTGTATACATAATGGTTTTGGATTACAATATTACAGAAAAGATTTGACAGGGCCTGAGTTTAAAGAGACTCTTCAAGAGGAACTAGAAAAAACAAATGTACGAATATTAAAAGGGACTTTTGTTCTTGAAGTAAGTAAGGACAAAAAAATAACTTTTGTAAATAGTCAAGGCATTCATGAAATAAAAACTAAGGCCTTGGTTATGACAACGGGTGCAAGAGAAAGACATTTTAATTCTCTGGGACTTTCTGGAGATAGAGTTAGCGGAATTTTCACAGCTGGAGTCGCTCAAAAATACATTAACCTTCAAAATCTAAAACCAGCTAATAGTGCATTGATAGTTGGTTCAGGAGATATAGGATTAATCATGGCCAGAAGATTGCACCTTGAGGGCATTGAGGTAAAAGGTGTCGTTGAAATACTGCCATATCCTGGTGGATTGGAAAGAAATGTTCAACAATGCTTAAGAGATTACGGAATTCCTCTTTATCTTTCACATACAGTTACTAAAGTCGAAGGAGATAAAAGATTAAATAAAGTATATGTTTCTCAGCTCGATGAAAATAGAGATATTATCCCTAATTCAGAAAAAATTTTTGAAGTTGATTCTTTGATAACTTCCGTAGGCCTTATCCCTTCTGTTAAACCTGTGGAATTTGTAAGAACAGGGCCAGGATTTATAACTTCTAATACTAACCAAACTAGTGAAGACTGGATTTTCGCAGCAGGTAATTGCACTGTTATATTTGACTTAGTAGATTATGTTGCTAAAGAAGGCGAAAAAGCTGGAAAGTATGCAGCGTTATATGCAAAAAACGAATATCATCCAGAGGATATAATAACAATTAAAAAAGGGGAAGGTATCAATATAATGCATCCTTCCTACATTGATCCAAACGAACGTGCAAAGTTATATTTGCGTGTTTCTAAAGCTTTTAAAAAAGTGGAAATAACCGTTGAACCTTTAGGTATCAAAATGGTTGAAGAAGAAGCTAGACCTTCAGAGATGATAGAAATATTCATGAAACCATTTAAAGATAAAAATTTAAAGGAAATTGAGGTGAAAGCACGTGAATTCAGTTGA
- a CDS encoding NAD(P)/FAD-dependent oxidoreductase — MIAVIGAGIVGSLIAREINKYIEDVYLFESKSGIGQGVTKGNSGIIHGGYDDPPGSLRGELCYKGNRLYDLVAEELSVEIIRTGSHVIALEENELEAIDELVEKAIKNNVNEYKILERDELVNMEPNLNESALRSFYCPIAGVVEPWEVAMQAAKSVKLNGGKVLKNKKLVNVEKKDRKFELYFEDGSNYTADLVINVAGLYADEVAKLFGDEVPFIFPVKGEYFLLGKDIKYVNSIIFPTPSKLTKGCLIVPTVDGGYIAGPTARGVKSKEDFSTTFEGLSEVKEKSLRLVPSLDFSRNVVKTFAGLRPETRDKDFYIDKGKDNVIHVSGIRSPGLTAAPAIAKYVVEYLIQEKIHLNLQKRSDYINYVEKTPHLVETDLEYWEKVIEEDPEAGEMVCFCNKVTKKEIKEAIKDGARTIDEVKFATRASFGECQGSFCSSKILKIISEETGLRPDEILQNEKGSWIINSEVRII; from the coding sequence TGGAGCAGGTATCGTTGGAAGCTTGATAGCTAGAGAAATTAACAAATATATTGAAGATGTCTATTTGTTTGAATCAAAAAGTGGAATTGGTCAAGGAGTGACCAAAGGTAATTCAGGTATAATTCACGGAGGATACGATGATCCCCCAGGAAGTTTAAGAGGAGAATTGTGTTATAAGGGTAATCGATTGTATGATTTAGTTGCTGAAGAACTTTCTGTAGAGATAATAAGAACAGGTTCTCATGTTATAGCATTGGAAGAAAATGAATTAGAAGCTATAGATGAATTAGTGGAAAAAGCAATAAAAAATAATGTCAATGAATATAAAATTTTAGAAAGAGACGAGTTAGTAAATATGGAGCCCAATTTGAATGAAAGTGCCTTAAGGTCTTTTTACTGCCCTATAGCAGGTGTAGTTGAACCCTGGGAAGTTGCAATGCAAGCAGCAAAGTCCGTTAAACTTAACGGAGGAAAAGTTTTAAAGAATAAAAAACTTGTAAATGTGGAAAAGAAAGATAGAAAATTCGAATTGTATTTTGAAGATGGAAGTAACTATACAGCTGATTTAGTTATTAATGTAGCTGGTTTATATGCTGATGAGGTCGCGAAATTATTTGGTGATGAAGTACCCTTTATTTTTCCTGTAAAAGGTGAGTATTTTCTGTTGGGGAAAGATATCAAATATGTAAACTCCATAATCTTTCCAACTCCTTCTAAATTAACTAAGGGATGTTTGATTGTTCCTACAGTAGACGGTGGATATATTGCTGGTCCAACAGCTCGTGGTGTAAAATCAAAAGAAGATTTTTCAACAACATTTGAAGGACTTTCAGAAGTCAAAGAAAAATCTTTACGTTTAGTTCCTTCTTTAGATTTTTCTAGAAACGTAGTTAAAACCTTTGCTGGATTGAGGCCAGAAACGAGAGATAAAGATTTTTATATAGACAAAGGAAAAGATAATGTAATACATGTTTCTGGAATCAGATCACCCGGATTAACAGCAGCCCCAGCAATCGCTAAATATGTTGTTGAATATTTAATTCAAGAAAAAATACATTTAAACCTTCAAAAAAGAAGTGATTATATTAATTATGTTGAAAAAACTCCTCACTTAGTTGAAACCGATTTAGAATATTGGGAAAAAGTCATTGAAGAAGATCCAGAAGCTGGAGAAATGGTTTGTTTCTGTAATAAAGTTACAAAAAAAGAAATAAAAGAAGCTATAAAAGATGGTGCTAGAACTATAGATGAAGTGAAATTTGCAACAAGGGCATCTTTTGGAGAATGTCAAGGAAGTTTTTGTTCTTCAAAGATATTAAAAATAATTTCTGAAGAAACAGGGTTAAGACCCGATGAAATACTTCAAAATGAAAAAGGCTCATGGATAATTAATTCAGAGGTGAGAATAATATGA